In a genomic window of Pseudomonadota bacterium:
- a CDS encoding AMP-binding protein, producing MIDVYTHIGEILARNARMCPNDVALIERTAAPKSRQEITWKQFDDRANQFSNVLAKKGIKKGDKVVHFMMNSIDWLAAYFGIVRTGAWVVPLNFRFTADDVKYCCDVAEPKMIVFDEEFTGRIDAVKDKLPTVKDYICVGKTIPSYAESFASLVDASPAKALDTTIIYDDPCGLYFTSGTTGQPKPILLTHKNMLSACITENAHHRQTRKDCFILIPPLYHTGAKMHWFGSFIVGSKAVILKGVTPEWVLEAVSEEGGTIVWLLVPWAQDILLKFDSGELKPSDYKLSHWRLMHIGAQPVPPALIKHWKEYFPTMDYDTNYGLSESTGPGCVHLGMGNEHKIGAIGIPGFNWETKIVDENGNPVKSGEPGELCVRGDGVMREYYKNQEATAKSLINGWLFTGDMAKQDEDGFIWLVDRKKDIIITGGENVFPVEVEDFLHTNPKVKDAAAIGLPDDRLGEIVAVIIDVVPGKTLTEEEVAKFCEGLPKYKRPRKIIFDEVPRNPTGKIEKPKLRKKFTGMKEAFKL from the coding sequence ATGATAGATGTATACACACATATAGGTGAAATATTAGCAAGAAATGCAAGGATGTGCCCAAATGATGTGGCACTAATCGAGCGAACAGCTGCTCCAAAATCAAGGCAGGAGATAACCTGGAAACAGTTTGATGACAGGGCAAATCAATTTTCAAATGTCCTTGCAAAGAAGGGCATTAAAAAAGGCGATAAAGTTGTACACTTTATGATGAATTCCATAGACTGGCTCGCGGCATACTTCGGTATCGTACGGACAGGTGCATGGGTTGTACCTCTCAATTTCCGTTTTACCGCCGATGATGTTAAATACTGCTGTGATGTTGCTGAACCCAAGATGATTGTATTTGATGAAGAGTTTACAGGCAGGATAGATGCTGTAAAAGATAAGCTTCCCACGGTTAAAGATTATATCTGTGTAGGAAAAACCATCCCTTCTTATGCCGAATCGTTTGCATCTCTTGTTGATGCTTCTCCAGCAAAGGCCCTGGATACCACAATAATCTATGATGACCCCTGCGGCCTTTATTTTACCTCCGGCACTACAGGTCAGCCAAAACCGATATTGCTTACCCATAAGAATATGCTAAGCGCATGTATTACCGAAAATGCACATCACAGACAGACAAGAAAGGACTGTTTTATTCTGATCCCGCCGCTTTATCACACAGGGGCAAAGATGCACTGGTTCGGGAGCTTCATTGTAGGGAGTAAGGCAGTTATTCTGAAGGGTGTAACACCTGAGTGGGTTCTTGAAGCGGTAAGCGAGGAGGGTGGAACTATTGTATGGCTGCTTGTGCCTTGGGCTCAGGATATCCTTTTGAAGTTTGACAGCGGAGAGCTTAAACCATCCGACTATAAATTGAGCCATTGGAGGCTGATGCACATAGGCGCCCAGCCTGTACCACCGGCGCTTATAAAGCACTGGAAAGAATATTTCCCGACAATGGATTACGATACAAACTATGGTTTGAGTGAATCTACGGGACCAGGATGTGTTCACCTCGGTATGGGGAATGAACATAAGATAGGCGCCATCGGTATACCCGGTTTTAATTGGGAAACAAAGATTGTTGATGAAAATGGTAATCCTGTGAAAAGCGGAGAACCTGGAGAACTATGTGTCCGCGGTGATGGTGTGATGAGAGAATATTACAAAAATCAGGAGGCAACAGCAAAGTCGCTTATTAATGGATGGCTCTTTACAGGCGACATGGCAAAACAGGATGAAGACGGCTTCATATGGCTTGTTGACCGCAAGAAAGATATTATTATAACAGGCGGCGAGAATGTTTTTCCTGTTGAGGTTGAAGATTTCCTCCATACAAATCCCAAAGTAAAGGATGCAGCGGCTATCGGGCTCCCGGATGACCGTCTTGGCGAGATTGTTGCTGTTATTATTGATGTAGTGCCGGGCAAAACATTGACTGAAGAAGAGGTGGCAAAATTTTGTGAGGGGTTGCCCAAATACAAAAGACCGAGGAAGATTATTTTTGATGAAGTGCCACGTAATCCTACCGGAAAGATAGAAAAGCCGAAATTAAGAAAAAAATTTACTGGAATGAAAGAAGCATTTAAGCTATAA
- a CDS encoding class I adenylate-forming enzyme family protein, translated as MNFAVFSGLNASKFPKREFIIESYPSKGLRRSLTWEQFDDQANKLANYLKQECGIKKGDIVVHLVMNCMEWYASYIAVLKIGATVTPLNFRFASSDIKYAADVTKCKAFIFGEAFNQRVEPIMKEMDYCKHFICLGDNLLPGVKSYNEIMKNGNGTSICVEADDDEMAELMFTSGTTGAPKPVSHTHKTLFFIGIGNALTYNEGYNSIYLSPHPFYHSGTLFLSFPCYIAAGKVLMPMEIQPEFYLRSIADEKCTGGWNTVPTWSDVINAIKSGQVDLSKYDLSALKHIEIGAQPVPYILLEDSKRFFPNLPIANIYGITEGGGGGLTNCYDADIMRKPGSIGQATAFMEAKVIDADNNELPAGQIGELVLKGPRLMKEYAFNAEMTAKTITDGWLHTGDLAYVDEEGFIFFADRAKDLIIRGGENIFPAEIEDALRKHPKIQDVAVLGYPHPRLVEIVMAFVQAKEGETLTDDEIINFCKEKGLAKFKWPEKFVYTTIPRNPAGKIEKPKLRDIYVKPAKDEMEKEFKKGN; from the coding sequence ATGAATTTTGCTGTTTTTTCCGGACTTAATGCAAGCAAATTTCCCAAAAGAGAATTTATCATTGAGAGCTACCCTTCAAAGGGGCTCAGAAGGAGCCTGACCTGGGAACAATTTGACGATCAGGCGAATAAGCTTGCAAATTATCTGAAGCAGGAATGCGGAATAAAAAAAGGCGATATCGTCGTGCACCTCGTGATGAACTGTATGGAGTGGTACGCAAGCTATATAGCTGTTTTGAAAATAGGCGCCACTGTAACGCCGCTGAATTTCCGTTTTGCAAGCAGTGATATCAAATATGCCGCAGATGTTACAAAATGTAAGGCATTTATTTTCGGTGAAGCCTTTAATCAGCGAGTTGAGCCGATCATGAAGGAGATGGATTACTGTAAACACTTTATCTGCCTTGGCGATAATTTATTGCCTGGTGTAAAATCATATAATGAGATCATGAAAAACGGCAACGGGACAAGCATCTGCGTCGAAGCAGATGATGATGAAATGGCTGAGCTTATGTTCACCTCAGGTACTACAGGAGCACCCAAACCAGTTTCCCATACCCATAAAACACTGTTTTTTATAGGCATAGGCAATGCTCTTACGTATAATGAGGGTTATAACAGCATCTACCTATCGCCGCATCCTTTCTACCACAGCGGCACTCTTTTTCTCTCTTTCCCCTGCTATATTGCGGCAGGCAAAGTGCTTATGCCTATGGAAATACAGCCTGAATTTTATTTAAGATCCATTGCCGACGAAAAATGCACCGGCGGCTGGAACACGGTGCCTACATGGTCTGATGTAATAAATGCCATTAAATCAGGCCAGGTTGACCTTTCAAAATACGACCTTTCCGCATTGAAGCATATCGAGATCGGCGCCCAGCCGGTTCCATATATCCTCCTGGAGGATTCGAAGAGGTTCTTCCCCAATCTGCCGATCGCAAATATCTATGGCATAACCGAAGGCGGCGGCGGCGGGCTTACAAACTGTTATGACGCAGACATCATGCGGAAACCTGGTTCAATAGGCCAGGCAACAGCATTTATGGAAGCAAAAGTGATTGATGCTGATAACAATGAACTGCCTGCAGGTCAGATTGGAGAACTTGTACTTAAGGGTCCCCGTCTCATGAAGGAATATGCCTTTAATGCTGAAATGACAGCCAAGACAATAACGGACGGATGGCTGCACACCGGAGATCTTGCCTATGTAGATGAAGAGGGTTTTATCTTTTTTGCAGACAGGGCAAAAGATCTTATCATCAGGGGCGGTGAAAACATCTTCCCGGCTGAAATAGAGGACGCATTACGGAAACACCCGAAGATTCAGGATGTGGCTGTACTTGGCTATCCGCATCCGAGACTTGTAGAGATCGTTATGGCTTTTGTTCAGGCAAAAGAAGGTGAAACATTGACTGACGATGAAATAATTAATTTTTGCAAAGAAAAGGGTCTCGCAAAGTTTAAATGGCCGGAAAAATTCGTCTATACGACTATTCCTCGCAACCCTGCCGGTAAGATCGAAAAACCGAAGCTGAGGGATATATATGTAAAACCAGCAAAAGATGAAATGGAGAAGGAATTCAAGAAAGGCAATTAA
- a CDS encoding flavin reductase, with product MKTFQEIIPENLVDNPFKLIGKDWMLITAGTKQSFNTMTGAWGGLGILWNKNICFCVIRPNRYTYEFMERSDIYTLSFLEEQYRDILTYCGTKSGRDVNKVTETNLTPVFDNDSVYFAEARLVLICRKIYFQDIMPAHFLSPEIDEFYPLKDYHRMYVGEIARCLKK from the coding sequence ATGAAAACTTTTCAAGAAATAATTCCGGAAAATCTTGTTGACAACCCTTTCAAGCTTATAGGCAAAGACTGGATGCTCATCACTGCCGGCACAAAGCAATCTTTCAATACCATGACAGGTGCATGGGGCGGCTTAGGTATATTGTGGAACAAGAATATTTGTTTCTGTGTGATAAGGCCTAACCGTTACACCTATGAATTTATGGAAAGGTCAGACATCTACACGCTTTCTTTCCTTGAGGAACAATACAGAGATATCTTAACTTACTGCGGCACAAAATCAGGAAGAGATGTAAATAAGGTAACAGAAACAAATCTTACCCCTGTCTTTGATAATGATTCAGTCTATTTTGCTGAAGCGCGACTGGTGCTGATATGCAGGAAGATATATTTTCAGGATATTATGCCGGCGCATTTCCTGTCCCCGGAAATAGATGAATTTTATCCCCTGAAGGACTATCACAGGATGTATGTGGGGGAGATAGCAAGATGCCTTAAAAAATAA
- a CDS encoding radical SAM protein — protein sequence MIVPIFLPHLGCSDRCIYCDQGCITDVHSDDLPSLIKKSLENVKGNYEVGLFGGNIFNIEPSVLKMLFKYFDDFSERILNFRISTKPIPLNEETIRILKENRVTVVELGMPVFNDDILKKLNRGHTIEDFYRAFYLLKDRGFHVAIQVMVGLPDEMKNDIKETVRQIIRLSPHYIRIYPLVVLKNTPLHRMYESGFFVPVQFEEAIERATYIYLSALKHGIKTVKMGLTDNELIKDSVVAGQFHPALGYIVKSQAFYLAIKANIDAASLKGDVMVKLNSADIPHLIGHRRVNIEKFKEQGIYVAWEKHDIEKGNFILFADQRIIEGSIFDALSIN from the coding sequence ATGATTGTCCCAATCTTCCTTCCGCATCTTGGCTGTTCAGATCGGTGTATTTATTGTGATCAGGGGTGCATTACCGATGTGCATAGTGATGATCTGCCTTCCCTGATTAAAAAATCCCTTGAAAATGTAAAAGGCAACTATGAAGTCGGCCTGTTTGGAGGGAATATCTTTAATATAGAGCCTTCTGTTCTTAAGATGCTTTTCAAATATTTTGATGACTTTTCGGAAAGGATTTTGAATTTCAGGATTTCCACAAAACCCATCCCTCTCAATGAAGAAACAATCCGTATATTGAAGGAGAACAGGGTTACAGTCGTAGAACTCGGAATGCCTGTATTTAACGATGATATTCTTAAAAAACTCAATAGAGGTCATACTATTGAGGATTTTTACAGGGCCTTCTATCTGTTGAAAGACCGGGGATTTCATGTTGCCATTCAGGTTATGGTGGGTTTGCCGGACGAAATGAAGAACGATATAAAAGAGACAGTGAGGCAAATTATCCGATTATCTCCTCACTACATAAGGATTTACCCTCTTGTTGTATTAAAAAATACCCCTCTTCACAGGATGTATGAAAGCGGTTTTTTTGTGCCTGTTCAATTTGAAGAGGCGATTGAACGTGCAACATACATATACCTCAGTGCATTAAAACATGGTATAAAGACCGTTAAGATGGGGCTTACAGATAACGAACTTATAAAGGACAGCGTTGTTGCAGGCCAGTTTCATCCTGCCCTTGGATATATTGTTAAATCACAGGCGTTCTATCTTGCAATTAAAGCAAATATTGACGCTGCATCACTAAAAGGTGATGTAATGGTAAAATTGAACAGCGCAGATATTCCGCACCTTATCGGGCACAGGCGAGTGAATATTGAAAAGTTTAAGGAGCAGGGCATTTATGTGGCCTGGGAGAAGCACGATATTGAAAAGGGAAATTTTATATTATTTGCAGACCAAAGAATAATAGAAGGCAGCATTTTTGATGCACTTTCAATCAATTGA
- the rnc gene encoding ribonuclease III, with product MYPTPLEETICYIFKNRELLNQAITHSSCFNEKKEIRRSDNETLEYLGDAVLNSVVSIILYKKFCDRDEGFLSNARSSLVKRETLTEIARSINLKEHMNYGNGENNVPEESKVLSNMLEALIGAIYLDGGMRKTTQVIKKLFKPHFKEEKLTERSPKNVLQEYSQKKWSTLPKYKFSRKTKDGFTVIVCIGKEFKAKGMGKNKKEAEQNAAKLLLNNLIGAYTL from the coding sequence ATGTATCCTACTCCTTTAGAAGAAACTATTTGTTATATCTTTAAAAACAGAGAGCTGTTAAACCAGGCTATCACACACAGCTCATGTTTTAACGAGAAAAAAGAAATAAGACGTTCCGATAACGAAACGCTTGAATATCTTGGCGATGCTGTTTTAAACAGTGTTGTCAGTATAATTCTCTATAAAAAATTCTGTGACAGGGATGAAGGTTTTTTAAGCAATGCACGCTCAAGTCTTGTGAAAAGAGAGACGTTAACCGAGATTGCGCGAAGCATAAATCTGAAAGAACATATGAATTACGGTAATGGTGAAAACAATGTGCCGGAAGAATCCAAAGTCCTGTCGAATATGCTTGAAGCATTAATAGGCGCCATCTATCTGGATGGTGGAATGAGGAAGACAACTCAGGTTATCAAAAAACTGTTCAAACCGCATTTCAAGGAAGAAAAGCTTACAGAAAGAAGTCCGAAAAATGTACTTCAGGAATATTCCCAGAAAAAATGGAGCACGCTTCCGAAATACAAATTTTCAAGAAAAACAAAAGATGGTTTCACTGTAATCGTATGCATTGGAAAAGAATTTAAAGCAAAAGGTATGGGCAAGAACAAAAAAGAGGCAGAGCAGAATGCAGCCAAATTGCTTCTTAATAATTTGATTGGTGCATATACATTGTAA